A region of Schistosoma mansoni strain Puerto Rico chromosome 1, complete genome DNA encodes the following proteins:
- a CDS encoding putative eukaryotictranslation initiation factor — protein sequence MIENPDTIGLRNYKKLKNTYKLFCVGCVVFLTGFFFIFFGRPYTFDRTNKDLFFVFGLVFIFPGSFITLMSAYFLFHLWKISNDFIKLNKTPVYPEDTVEDLVPPEKQWVEPIESSNFSKFGLDLNEPI from the coding sequence ATGATAGAAAATCCAGATACCATTGGGCtcagaaattataaaaaactaaAAAACACATACAAACTATTTTGTGTGGGCTGCGTTGTTTTTCTTACTggttttttcttcatattttttGGCCGTCCATACACGTTTGATCGGACAAACAAGgatttattctttgtttttggACTAGTTTTTATTTTTCCCGGATCATTCATTACATTGATGTCAGCGTATTTTCTTTTCCATTTGTGGAAGATCTCAAATGATTTCATAAAACTTAATAAAACTCCTGTTTATCCTGAAGATACAGTAGAGGATCTTGTACCCCCTGAGAAACAATGGGTTGAACCTATAGAGTCGTCTAATTTTTCTAAATTTGGTTTAGACTTAAATGAACCTATATGA